One window of the Archangium primigenium genome contains the following:
- a CDS encoding chromosome condensation regulator RCC1, with protein MSGARRGLALLLLGVAAACGPAPEVPSPPPPEAPTPPDTQAPEVRLLSPREGQVGAVYQFRAHGTLADDRGVVRAAWSLNGQAPVDLSPTGDFTLEGTPRPGANVLRVEAVDAAGNTGVAEVRFVLGSPLAGGLSHSAAVRDGQLYTWGDNGAGQLGRRTDTGPVRPASVPGLDRVSTVVTGASGTLVLQEDGSAWAWGSLPQGLVPPREAAHVPTRIPTPAPVVGASLGGAHALLLLADGTVLAAGANAAGQLGLGSTTTVDGPTRVPGLDRIVRVAAGSAHSVALRADGAVFVWGSNGDGQLGNGEVDDAPHPEPFQVTHLERVVDVAAGRAHVLALGEDGRVRAWGMGSSGQLGQGKSGILGGRAQPVEVLDVTGAESVSAQAHSSFALSATGALWAWGQNSNAQLGDGTTAERPRAVQVKGLGAARAVGPGSLHVLALTGPDACFAWGANTSGQLGASTSSSGASRSAVPLRVEWP; from the coding sequence GTGAGCGGCGCCCGTCGGGGACTGGCCCTGCTGCTGCTGGGCGTGGCCGCGGCCTGTGGCCCCGCGCCGGAAGTCCCGTCCCCGCCTCCCCCCGAGGCCCCGACCCCGCCCGACACCCAGGCCCCCGAGGTCCGCCTGCTCTCGCCGCGCGAAGGCCAGGTGGGCGCGGTGTACCAGTTCCGTGCGCACGGGACGCTCGCGGATGACCGGGGCGTGGTGCGCGCCGCGTGGTCCCTCAATGGCCAGGCCCCGGTGGACCTGTCCCCCACGGGCGACTTCACCCTCGAGGGCACGCCCCGGCCCGGCGCCAACGTGCTGCGCGTGGAGGCCGTGGACGCCGCGGGCAACACGGGCGTGGCCGAGGTGCGCTTCGTGCTGGGCAGCCCCCTCGCCGGAGGTCTGTCCCACTCGGCCGCCGTGCGCGACGGCCAGCTGTACACCTGGGGAGACAATGGCGCGGGCCAGCTCGGGCGGCGGACGGACACGGGCCCCGTCCGCCCCGCGTCCGTGCCGGGACTCGACCGGGTGAGCACCGTGGTGACGGGCGCCTCCGGGACACTCGTGCTCCAGGAGGACGGGAGCGCCTGGGCGTGGGGCTCGCTGCCCCAGGGCCTGGTGCCCCCACGCGAGGCGGCCCACGTCCCCACGCGCATTCCCACGCCCGCGCCGGTGGTGGGCGCGTCCCTCGGGGGCGCGCACGCGCTCCTGCTGCTCGCGGATGGCACGGTGCTCGCCGCGGGGGCCAATGCCGCGGGCCAGCTGGGCCTCGGCTCCACCACGACCGTGGATGGACCCACCCGCGTGCCGGGGCTCGACCGCATCGTCCGCGTGGCCGCGGGCAGCGCGCACTCCGTGGCCCTGCGCGCGGATGGCGCCGTGTTCGTCTGGGGCTCCAATGGCGACGGGCAGCTCGGCAACGGCGAGGTGGACGACGCGCCCCACCCCGAGCCCTTCCAGGTGACGCACCTGGAGCGGGTGGTGGACGTGGCGGCCGGCCGGGCCCATGTGCTGGCGCTGGGCGAGGATGGCCGCGTGCGTGCCTGGGGCATGGGCTCCTCGGGGCAGCTCGGCCAGGGCAAGAGCGGCATACTCGGAGGCCGCGCCCAGCCCGTGGAGGTGCTGGACGTCACCGGCGCCGAGTCCGTGTCCGCCCAGGCCCACAGCAGCTTCGCGCTCTCGGCCACGGGCGCGCTCTGGGCGTGGGGGCAGAACTCCAACGCCCAGCTCGGCGACGGCACCACCGCCGAGCGTCCCCGCGCCGTGCAGGTGAAGGGCCTCGGGGCCGCGCGCGCGGTGGGGCCGGGCTCGCTGCACGTGCTGGCGCTCACCGGGCCGGACGCGTGCTTCGCCTGGGGCGCCAACACCAGCGGGCAGCTTGGCGCGAGCACGTCCTCGTCCGGCGCCTCCCGCTCCGCCGTGCCCCTCCGGGTGGAGTGGCCATGA